One window of Mucilaginibacter inviolabilis genomic DNA carries:
- a CDS encoding tetratricopeptide repeat protein, with protein sequence MSKTQATTKVTAPESNLGQSGNFVRENQKSLLFIGGAIIALIAIYLLYLKLYLGPREITAADQMHVAQDFWAKKDWDKAIKGDASYPGFEKIITEYNNTKAANLAYFYLGTAYLNKGEYRKALDNLNNYRGDDSMVAAEALGSAGDAYVELKDYDKAISSFNKAVDKAKNKFLSPLYLKKLGLVYEEQKDNKSATEAYKRIKSEYPESAEAQNIDEYIARTEAKQ encoded by the coding sequence ATGTCAAAAACCCAAGCGACTACCAAAGTTACAGCACCAGAAAGTAATTTAGGGCAAAGCGGAAATTTCGTGCGCGAGAATCAAAAAAGCCTGTTATTTATAGGTGGGGCCATCATTGCCCTTATTGCTATTTATCTTTTATATCTTAAATTATATTTAGGGCCACGCGAAATAACCGCTGCCGATCAAATGCACGTTGCGCAGGATTTTTGGGCTAAAAAAGATTGGGACAAAGCCATTAAAGGCGATGCAAGCTATCCGGGTTTTGAAAAAATCATTACCGAGTACAACAATACCAAGGCTGCTAACCTGGCTTATTTTTACTTAGGTACCGCTTATTTAAACAAAGGAGAATACCGTAAAGCCCTTGATAACCTGAACAACTATCGCGGTGACGACAGCATGGTAGCTGCCGAAGCATTGGGTAGCGCAGGTGATGCCTATGTTGAGCTAAAAGATTATGATAAAGCCATCTCTTCATTTAACAAAGCTGTTGATAAAGCAAAAAACAAATTTTTATCCCCTCTTTACTTAAAGAAATTAGGCTTGGTTTACGAAGAGCAAAAAGACAACAAATCGGCCACAGAGGCTTACAAAAGAATAAAATCAGAATATCCTGAAAGTGCCGAAGCGCAAAATATTGACGAGTATATAGCTCGTACCGAAGCGAAACAATAA
- the ribH gene encoding 6,7-dimethyl-8-ribityllumazine synthase, with protein MATQLKNLSDFSNTEIPSAQPYRFGIVVAEWNAEITNALYQGAHQSLVNNGALPENIAVYPVPGSFELTSGADLLLKKGGLDAVICLGCVIQGETRHFDFICDAVANGVSNVAIKYSKPVIFGVLTTDNQQQAIDRAGGKHGNKGDEAAITAIKMAHLAETLKS; from the coding sequence ATGGCTACACAGCTTAAAAACCTATCAGATTTTTCAAATACCGAGATCCCGTCAGCACAACCATACCGCTTCGGTATTGTGGTAGCCGAATGGAATGCCGAAATCACCAATGCGCTTTATCAGGGTGCCCATCAAAGCCTGGTAAATAATGGCGCCCTGCCAGAAAATATTGCAGTATACCCGGTACCCGGCAGCTTTGAGCTTACATCAGGCGCTGATCTGCTATTAAAAAAAGGCGGATTAGACGCAGTGATATGCCTGGGCTGTGTGATACAGGGCGAAACCCGCCATTTTGATTTTATTTGCGATGCTGTAGCAAATGGCGTAAGTAATGTTGCCATAAAATATTCAAAACCTGTTATATTTGGTGTATTAACCACCGATAACCAGCAACAGGCTATTGATCGTGCCGGTGGTAAACATGGTAACAAAGGCGATGAGGCCGCTATTACAGCGATAAAAATGGCCCATCTTGCCGAAACATTAAAGAGCTGA
- the ytxJ gene encoding bacillithiol system redox-active protein YtxJ, translated as MNWISLESADQLNSIKQHEGYSLIFKHSTRCSISMMAKKRFELDWEDLPEDMPLYFLDLISYRDLSKQVADIFQVHHESPQLLLIKDGECVLDQSHGQISVDEALSVLV; from the coding sequence ATGAATTGGATTTCGTTGGAGTCGGCAGATCAATTGAATAGCATTAAACAGCACGAGGGCTACAGTTTGATATTTAAACATAGTACCCGCTGTTCCATCAGCATGATGGCCAAAAAACGTTTTGAGTTGGACTGGGAAGATCTTCCCGAAGATATGCCTCTTTATTTCCTGGACCTGATTAGCTATCGCGACCTGTCAAAACAAGTAGCAGATATTTTCCAGGTACACCATGAATCGCCGCAGTTGCTGTTGATCAAAGACGGCGAATGCGTGCTTGATCAATCACATGGTCAGATCTCAGTTGACGAAGCCCTATCGGTTTTAGTTTAG